A genomic region of Fusarium oxysporum Fo47 chromosome VI, complete sequence contains the following coding sequences:
- a CDS encoding glycosyl hydrolase: MPILAAHSLYLFALFLALAQPALSVEPICNAARACSVPKITLISPYESPDSGWTVRGSMAFAVAVEDTTTINNVEFFVNDKSVYTDRDYPWGLLWNTRDLSPGTYSLKAVVKNSCGESASITQAVNVKAPLNKAEANGSVITSGLLPEIKPTIEGINLRDTTVTAGPDGTYYLSGTGADNDAWVHNEGINLWKSTDLNTWSYVGLVWSFERDGTKDEKTWWWYKDEHLFRAVWAPEFQYLNGNFYIIYSLQSKGSKLLVSTTKKPEGPYKVAGGEDTILFNNIDGSLFTSITDPRSGYLCYENGNVVKINDGWNATVGDVKRMDVGDEGCFVFEWKEKYYMSVAKFMAAGGRYSSYVGIASHPLGPYSQFHEAIPCGGHNTFFKDECGTLWGTFFGNDKAAPWREKPAIVKMATRSDGTLYPDENQGVVGC, encoded by the coding sequence ATGCCAATTCTTGCAGCCCATTCCCTCTATCTCTTTGCCCTGTTCCTGGCACTGGCACAACCTGCCTTGTCAGTTGAACCAATTTGCAATGCAGCCCGTGCCTGCTCTGTCCCAAAGATAACGCTGATAAGTCCTTATGAATCTCCAGATTCCGGTTGGACAGTTCGTGGCTCAATGGCTTTTGCTGTAGCTGTTGAAGACACCACTACGATCAACAATGTTGAGTTCTTTGTCAATGACAAGTCCGTCTACACGGATCGCGATTATCCATGGGGTCTGCTCTGGAACACTCGGGACCTTAGTCCGGGGACTTATAGTCTCAAGGCTGTGGTTAAAAATTCGTGCGGTGAATCTGCATCGATCACTCAAGCTGTCAACGTCAAGGCACCTCTCAACAAAGCGGAAGCCAACGGTTCCGTGATAACGTCAGGGCTCTTACCCGAGATCAAACCAACGATTGAAGGCATCAATCTTCGAGATACGACGGTCACTGCTGGGCCAGACGGCACGTATTATCTCTCAGGCACGGGAGCCGACAACGACGCGTGGGTTCATAACGAGGGCATCAATCTTTGGAAATCAACCGATCTAAATACATGGTCTTACGTTGGCCTTGTCTGGAGTTTCGAGCGTGATGGCACcaaagatgagaagaccTGGTGGTGGTACAAAGATGAACATCTTTTTCGCGCAGTCTGGGCACCAGAATTTCAGTATCTGAACGGCAATTTTTACATCATCTATTCGTTGCAGTCCAAAGGCTCAAAACTCTTGGTTTCAACTACGAAGAAGCCGGAAGGTCCCTACAAAGTTGCTGGGGGGGAAGACACGATATTGTTCAACAACATTGACGGATCTTTGTTTACATCCATCACCGACCCGCGCTCCGGTTATCTGTGCTACGAAAATGGAAACGTCGTCAAGATCAATGATGGATGGAACGCGACAGTTGGCGACGTGAAGAGGAtggatgttggagatgagggATGCTTCGTATTCGAGTGGAAAGAGAAGTATTACATGTCGGTTGCCAAGTTCATGGCTGCAGGTGGGCGTTATAGCAGCTATGTCGGCATAGCATCGCATCCGTTGGGACCTTATAGTCAGTTCCATGAAGCTATACCTTGTGGCGGCCACAACACGTTCTTCAAGGATGAATGCGGAACTCTATGGGGCACGTTCTTCGGCAACGATAAGGCGGCTCCTTGGCGGGAGAAGCCAGCAATTGTGAAAATGGCGACCAGGTCGGACGGTACCTTGTATCCTGATGAGAATCAAGGTGTTGTGGGGTGTTGA
- a CDS encoding beta-xylosidase, producing the protein MAATTFRNPVIPGFNPDASVAVVHDAGSATFLLCTSMFEFFLGCVIYFSKDLVNWSLIGHALTQRSQVEMRTIEPGTGSWASTLRYRPIDGRNGQGRFYLSSRVFHQIASFLEASMLTRLTSGTPIRESPHGIAERSHLFKRGAYYYLITAEGGTEAGHQEWVFRSIKGPYGPWESQDKPMWYNEPTEDVQRAGHADIFEDGEGNWWAVLLGVRPIKDETGRFLEPQLGRIGRSSTMAPIYHY; encoded by the exons ATGGCCGCCACAACCTTCCGCAATCCTGTTATCCCAGGTTTCAATCCCGATGCGTCTGTTGCGGTCGTACACGATGCAGGTTCTGCTACCTTTCTTCTTTGCACGTCAATGTTTGAATTCTTCCTCGGTTGCGTCATCTATTTCTCCAAGGACCTGGTCAACTGGTCGCTCATTGGCCATGCCTTGACTCAGCGCAGCCAAGTCGAGATGCGCACCATAGAGCCAGGCACGGGTAGCTGGGCCAGTACTTTGAGGTACCGTCCAATAGACGGCAGAAACGGCCAGGGAAGATTCTACCTCAGCAGCCGTGTGTTCCATCA GATCGCTTCTTTCCTCGAGGCTTCTATGCTTACACGGCTGACATCTGGGACTCCGATTCGTGAGTCACCACACGGTATCGCTGAAAGATCCCACCTGTTCAAACGAGGGGCGTACTACTACCTCATCACCGCAGAGGGCGGAACGGAGGCTGGGCACCAAGAATGGGTCTTTCGAAGCATAAAAGGTCCTTATGGGCCTTGGGAGTCTCAAGATAAGCCAATGTGGTATAACGAACCGACCGAGGACGTTCAAAGGGCCGGTCATGCCGACATCTTCGAAGATGGGGAGGGCAACTGGTGGGCGGTGCTTCTGGGGGTTCGGCCTATCAAAGACGAGACTGGGAGGTTCCTAGAACCTCAACTCGGAAGGATTGGCCGGTCTTCAACGATGGCTCCAATATATCACTATTAG
- a CDS encoding general substrate transporter — protein sequence MSTKAAGTARHDRNVGDVAAASEVSRLLAEDKTPWHQKRNLRRLYGLLVPAGLGVEITTGFDGSVLNGLQAIDKWQSHFGYPEKATLGLISASMAIGSVAAVPIIPYLNDRWGRKMSVILGSIIVTIGVIIQTASLNIGMLIASRVIMGFGLTICLSGAAQLLTELCYPKERAVIIGCFQVSWYVGSILAAGLTLGTYNWTTDWSWRLPTIFQIVPSLLQLGFVWFVPESPRWLISRDRHEEALAILVEFHGEGDPDSAFVAAEFRQISETLRLEKEASTRPWRELFTTRTNLRRVAVALCVGLFSQWAGNGLVSYYLAKVLATVGITSRLRQQQINLSLSCWNLLTGAAAANFGTGLFPRRTQLLIGFGSMCAVFACWTGASAVFAGDETNNSAAIAVVALIFIYYAFYNLMMPLQYLYISEVFPFIHRAKGIAIMQLANKGGTGFNQFVNPIGLDNLKWRYYLVYVILLGVETFTIWLIYPETKGVSLEEVAVVMEGEGANVEMVENDKMEVLREERERV from the exons ATGTCGACCAAGGCCGCCGGCACAGCCCGACACGACCGCAATGTTGGCGACGTTGCGGCCGCCTCCGAAGTGTCACGCCTGCTCGCTGAAGACAAGACTCCCTGGCACCAAAAGAGAAATCTCAGGAGACTCTATGGCCTATTGGTACCCGCAGGTCTAGGTGTTGAAATCACTACAG GTTTCGATGGGAGTGTTCTGAATGGTCTCCAGGCCATTGACAAGTGGCAGTCGCACTTTGGCTATCCTGAGAAAGCGACTCTAGGCCTTATATCGGCATCGATGGCCATCGGCTCAGTTGCAGCAGTGCCTATCATACCCTACTTGAATGATCGTTGGGGTCGAAAGATGAGCGTAATCCTCGGCTCCATCATTGTCACCATTGGGGTTATTATTCAAACTGCGTCTCTCAATATCGGGATGCTTATCGCATCACGGGTTATCATGGGATTCGGTTTGACGATTTGCCTATCGGGAGCGGCTCAGCTTCTGACCGAATTGTGTTATCCCAAGGAACGTGCAGTCATTATAGGCTGCTTCCAAGTCTCGTGGTATGTTGGCTCAATCCTAGCGGCAGGCCTAACACTCGGCACTTATAACTGGACGACGGACTGGAGCTGGCGCCTCCCGACAATTTTCCAAATTGTGCCGTCACTACTGCAATTGGGCTTCGTATG GTTCGTACCAGAATCCCCTCGCTGGCTCATCTCCCGAGACCGCCACGAAGAAGCTCTAGCTATCTTGGTCGAATTCCATGGCGAGGGCGACCCCGATTCAGCGTTTGTTGCCGCCGAATTCCGTCAAATCAGCGAAACACTGCgacttgagaaggaggcgTCTACACGTCCCTGGCGCGAGCTTTTCACGACTCGAACCAATCTTCGTCGTGTGGCAGTTGCCCTTTGCGTTGGACTTTTCTCCCAATGGGCTGGAAACGGACTTGTTAGCTACTACCTGGCTAAGGTTCTAGCAACCGTTGGAATCACCAGTCGCCTGCGTCAGCAACAGATCAACCTCTCACTTAGCTGCTGGAACCTCCTTACCGGAGCTGCAGCTGCCAATTTCGGCACAGGCTTGTTCCCCCGCCGCACGCAACTCCTTATTGGCTTTGGCTCGATGTGTGCTGTATTTGCTTGCTGGACAGGAGCATCTGCCGTCTTTGCTGGAGATGAAACCAATAACTCTGCTGCAATTGCAGTCGTGGCATTGATCTTTATCTACTATGCCTTTTACAACCTGATGATGCCTCTACAATATCTCTATATTTCTGAGGTGTTCCCATTCATCCATCGGGCTAAGGGTATTGCAATTATGCAGTTGGCGAACAAGGGTGGTACTGGCTTTAACCAATTTGTGAACCCAATTGGTCTTGATAACCTCAAGTGGCGATACTATCTAGTGTATGTCATTCTGCTGGGAGTCGAGACTTTCACGATCTGGCTGATCTATCCCGAAACGAAAGGTGTTTCACTCGAGGAAGTTGCTGTGGTTATGGAAGGAGAGGGGGCAAACGTGGAGATGGTGGAAAATGACAAAATGGAGGTGTTGCGTGAGGAAAGGGAGAGGGTCTGA
- a CDS encoding fungal-specific transcription factor domain-containing protein, with amino-acid sequence MASDLDGEDLDEWCGCSICSTRRIICDLGQPSCQKCIGRGFTCPGYGPRLRWVQGVAIRGHLRGVQFPIPEAPASTSTRSFDSNTQQLLDYYDKNIAGLMVWIDSEKNYYRKKVLPLAQTNEAVRLAICAVSAQHAARDFTPSTVYEKDRDHVLSMIMRGVDDMTAHPQLTVTADTAEWMLSSMMVLSSYELAHTGGADAADFHRKAARALVNTLSTLDFPKSSLFGFLQNQLSMYDIFACTTILDASDVQDAIRPVEYGDDKSFSAYLLILHDATLISRGDSAQDSTRDWRSEFVQARGETLMEVGSSGVCSSADRGDFIRLLDAYHNAALLYTARCLGHQYGPEETVGLFDLFRLLTGMENLHEWIHNLAWPIFIAGTECYGDGDRQLILRDLYQSLSDVTGFKHHGDVLTFLETFWSSGESDWRILAKQWEGLGRRILAV; translated from the exons ATGGCTTCAGACCTGGATGGTGAAGACTTGGATGAATGGTGTG GTTGCTCGATTTGCTCGACACGAAGGATCATCTGCGATCTTGGTCAACCGAGCTGTCAGAAATGTATTGGCAGGGGATTTACCTGCCCTGGGTATGGTCCAAGACTTCGATGGGTTCAGGGCGTGGCTATTCGTGGTCATCTTCGGGGTGTCCAATTTCCTATCCCCGAGGCTCCGGCATCCACCTCTACGCGAAGTTTTGACAGCAACACTCAACAACTGTTAGACTATTATGACAAGAATATCGCCGGGTTAATGGTCTGGATCGACTCGGAAAAGAATTATTACCGCAAAAAGGTTCTACCTTTGGCTCAGACGAATGAAGCAGTCCGTCTCGCTATATGCGCAGTCTCGGCCCAGCATGCAGCAAGAGACTTCACGCCATCAACCGTTTATGAGAAAGATAGGGACCATGTCTTGTCAATGATCATGCGCGGTGTTGACGACATGACCGCACATCCCCAGCTTACAGTGACTGCCGATACAGCAGAATGGATGCTTTCGTCGATGATGGTCCTATCATCCTACGAGCTAGCACATACTGGCGGTGCAGATGCTGCTGATTTCCATCGAAAGGCAGCTCGTGCTCTAGTCAACACTCTATCCACCCTGGACTTTCCCAAGAGTAGCCTTTTCGGCTTTTTACAGAACCAGCTTTCCATGTATGATATCTTCGCATGTACTACTATCCTCGACGCGTCAGATGTACAAGATGCAATTAGGCCAGTTGAGTACGGGGATGATAAGTCATTCTCCGCGTATCTACTGATTCTTCATGATGCGACGCTCATATCTCGAGGCGATTCAGCTCAGGACTCAACTCGGGATTGGAGGAGCGAGTTTGTTCAAGCACGAGGGGAGACATTAATGGAAGTTGGCAGCAGCGGGGTGTGCTCGAGTGCTGATCGTGGGGACTTTATACGTCTACTTGACGCCTACCACAATGCTGCTCTGCTGTATACTGCACGATGCCTTGGTCATCAATATGGCCCGGAAGAGACAGTCGGCCTGTTCGACTTGTTTCGACTACTGACTGGTATGGAGAATCTACACGAGTGGATTCATAACCTCGCATGGCCAATCTTCATCGCCGGGACAGAATGCTATGGAGATGGCGACAGGCAACTCATTTTGAGAGATCTATACCAGAGCTTATCTGATGTCACAGGGTTCAAACACCACGGAGATGTTCTCACTTTTCTCGAGACATTCTGGTCCAGCGGAGAATCAGACTGGCGCATACTGGCGAAGCAATGGGAAGGTCTCGGTAGAAGAATCCTAGCAGTTTGA